Proteins co-encoded in one Deltaproteobacteria bacterium genomic window:
- a CDS encoding M48 family metallopeptidase encodes MTFSAEQSRRSGALAPAIDFAARQQRNRRVSVAIVLGFIGFFLLVGFSVDYVYLGAFAPRGPSLPWATLGSLAFATFMTLTAYGAGSKMILSSMNAEPLDRKNPQHRELHNVVTEMALASGSAMPKVYVVYDAAANAFATGRDEKSAAICVTTGLLVLLDREETQGVVAHEMAHIKNNDTVVMMLISILLGGIALLADWAQRSYMGSRSGRKTGANPLLVIPALLLIVLSPLISRLLAMAVSRQRELLADATAVEFTRNPIGLAKALEKIRDAGMPFQKATRGTAHLFIASPFRRRLDERDGRWADLLSTHPPIEQRIQLLHRMAGAAAPMAAPQEFKGTKVQDPPAQRLA; translated from the coding sequence CGTTCAGGAGCGCTCGCGCCGGCCATCGACTTCGCCGCGCGCCAGCAGCGCAACCGACGCGTCAGCGTGGCGATCGTCCTAGGTTTCATTGGGTTCTTTCTGCTGGTGGGTTTTTCCGTCGATTACGTTTACTTGGGGGCGTTCGCGCCGCGCGGCCCGTCGCTGCCTTGGGCGACGCTTGGCTCATTAGCATTCGCGACGTTTATGACGCTGACGGCCTACGGCGCGGGCAGCAAGATGATCCTTTCATCCATGAACGCGGAGCCGCTCGATCGCAAAAACCCGCAGCATCGCGAGCTGCACAACGTCGTCACCGAGATGGCGCTCGCTTCCGGCTCGGCGATGCCTAAGGTCTACGTCGTCTACGACGCCGCGGCCAATGCGTTTGCCACCGGGCGCGATGAGAAGTCGGCGGCGATCTGTGTGACCACGGGCTTGCTCGTCCTGCTCGATCGCGAGGAGACCCAAGGCGTCGTCGCCCACGAAATGGCGCATATCAAAAACAACGACACGGTCGTCATGATGCTGATCAGTATTCTGCTCGGCGGCATCGCGCTGCTCGCCGATTGGGCGCAGCGCTCCTACATGGGCTCGCGCAGCGGGCGCAAGACCGGCGCGAACCCGCTGCTGGTCATTCCGGCACTGCTGTTGATCGTGCTGTCGCCGCTGATTTCGCGCCTGCTCGCCATGGCGGTGTCGCGCCAACGCGAGCTCCTCGCCGACGCGACGGCGGTGGAGTTTACCCGCAATCCGATTGGGTTGGCAAAAGCGCTGGAGAAAATCCGCGATGCCGGCATGCCGTTTCAAAAGGCGACGCGCGGCACCGCGCATCTGTTTATCGCCAGTCCGTTTCGCCGCAGGCTCGACGAGCGCGACGGCCGCTGGGCGGACTTGCTGAGCACGCACCCGCCCATCGAGCAGCGCATTCAGCTGCTCCATCGAATGGCGGGAGCCGCCGCGCCGATGGCGGCTCCTCAAGAGTTCAAGGGGACAAAAGTTCAAGATCCCCCGGCGCAGAGGCTCGCTTGA